One genomic region from Pseudoduganella dura encodes:
- a CDS encoding efflux RND transporter periplasmic adaptor subunit, protein MLFAGCDRAGGQAPAAGAPPPAPVSAATVIEKEIVETQEFSGRLEAVERVEIRPRVPGYITAVHFTPGALVKKGQPLFSIDPRPYQAELERAEANVNSARARADLAGVELERAGRLLEDRAIARREFDERAAAQKDLQAAARSARAEVETARLNLGYTRVTSPIDGRASKAEITVGNLVDGSAVLTSVVSTDRIYASFDGDEDTYLRVRARVRTGARDDESVPVRIGLANETGFPHEGRLEFVDNRLDPATGSVRMRATFANKDGTLVPGLFARVQLSGGTRTGGAARALLIHDRAVSTDQDRKFVFVIGKDGKAEYRPVVLGPAADGLRIVRKGLAPGEKIVVGGLQRVRPGAPLQPKLVPMEPPDAPAQAGAQAKAG, encoded by the coding sequence ATGTTATTCGCCGGTTGCGACCGGGCCGGCGGCCAGGCGCCCGCCGCCGGCGCGCCGCCGCCGGCTCCCGTGTCCGCCGCCACTGTCATTGAAAAAGAGATCGTCGAAACGCAGGAGTTTTCCGGCCGCCTGGAAGCGGTCGAGCGGGTCGAGATCCGGCCGCGCGTGCCCGGCTATATCACGGCCGTGCACTTCACACCCGGCGCGCTGGTGAAAAAGGGCCAGCCGCTGTTTTCGATCGATCCGCGCCCGTACCAAGCCGAACTCGAACGGGCCGAAGCGAACGTGAATTCGGCGCGCGCCCGCGCCGACCTGGCCGGCGTGGAACTGGAACGGGCCGGGCGGCTGCTGGAAGACCGGGCGATCGCCCGCCGCGAGTTCGACGAGCGGGCGGCCGCGCAAAAAGACCTGCAGGCCGCCGCCCGGTCGGCCCGGGCCGAAGTGGAAACGGCGCGGCTCAATCTCGGCTATACACGCGTGACGTCGCCGATCGACGGCCGCGCCAGCAAGGCCGAGATCACCGTGGGCAACCTGGTCGACGGGAGCGCGGTGCTGACCTCGGTCGTATCGACCGACCGGATCTACGCCAGCTTCGATGGCGACGAGGATACGTACCTGCGCGTGCGCGCCCGTGTCCGTACGGGTGCCCGCGACGATGAATCCGTGCCGGTTCGCATCGGCCTGGCCAACGAAACGGGCTTCCCGCACGAAGGCAGGCTGGAGTTCGTCGACAACCGGCTCGACCCGGCCACGGGGAGCGTGCGGATGCGCGCCACGTTCGCCAACAAGGATGGCACGCTGGTGCCGGGGCTGTTCGCCCGCGTGCAGCTGTCCGGCGGCACGCGCACCGGCGGCGCGGCGCGCGCCCTGCTCATCCACGACCGTGCCGTGAGCACCGACCAGGACCGGAAGTTCGTCTTCGTGATCGGCAAGGACGGCAAGGCCGAATACCGGCCGGTGGTGCTCGGCCCGGCCGCGGATGGCCTGCGCATCGTGCGCAAGGGCCTGGCCCCGGGCGAGAAGATCGTGGTGGGCGGCCTGCAGCGGGTGCGCCCCGGCGCCCCGCTGCAACCGAAGCTCGTGCCGATGGAGCCCCCCGACGCGCCCGCCCAGGCCGGCGCGCAGGCGAAAGCGGGATGA
- a CDS encoding ABC transporter ATP-binding protein, with protein sequence MLELRNLSKSYAGGRPVLSSLSYRFEAGEFVAIMGDSGVGKSTLLNLVAGLDHPDPGPDAPILVDGIAMASLDDDAATRLRRQRMGFVFQAFHVLPHLTLLQNVALPLLLNGMPQGRAGEMLAAVGLGGREHGYPHELSGGEMQRVAIARALVHRPALVLADEPTGNLDPDTAHAVLEVLRTEIRASGACAIMVTHSEAAAAMADRTLILTRAGLQNATAVKPLRH encoded by the coding sequence ATGCTGGAACTGCGCAACCTGAGCAAATCGTACGCGGGCGGACGCCCGGTACTGTCAAGCCTGTCATACCGTTTCGAGGCCGGCGAGTTCGTCGCGATCATGGGCGACTCCGGCGTGGGCAAGTCGACGCTGCTGAACCTGGTGGCCGGCCTGGACCACCCCGATCCGGGCCCGGACGCGCCGATCCTGGTGGACGGCATCGCGATGGCATCGCTCGATGACGATGCCGCCACCCGCCTGCGCCGCCAGCGCATGGGGTTCGTTTTCCAGGCATTCCACGTGCTTCCGCATCTCACCCTGCTGCAGAACGTGGCGCTGCCACTGCTGCTGAACGGCATGCCGCAGGGGCGCGCGGGCGAAATGCTGGCCGCCGTGGGCCTGGGCGGGCGCGAGCACGGCTATCCCCACGAACTTTCGGGCGGCGAAATGCAGCGCGTGGCGATCGCCCGCGCGCTGGTGCACCGCCCCGCGCTGGTGCTGGCCGACGAACCCACCGGCAATCTCGATCCCGATACCGCCCACGCGGTGCTGGAAGTGCTGCGCACCGAAATCCGCGCCAGCGGTGCATGCGCGATCATGGTCACCCACTCGGAAGCCGCGGCCGCCATGGCCGATCGCACTCTCATCCTTACCCGTGCTGGATTGCAAAACGCAACGGCTGTCAAGCCGTTGCGTCATTAA
- a CDS encoding phosphonate ABC transporter ATP-binding protein, with translation MAGRDTVLPEGLVYRLEGLSARHAGGTRAYALQDISLAVRAGEQLALIGPSGAGKTTLLATLSIGHAPEGGTFEAFGTDPWRLSDRERHKLRARQFLAPQTPPLPPRQRVVTAVLAARLPAWSLWQALVSLVKPADPEAAWRALSRFNLGDKLYARVDRLSGGERQRCGLARLLLSSAQALLVDEPLSALDPALSQLTLATLQQEAAARNAALVCSLHQVELALAHFPRIVALKEGRVVFDLPRDQVTQAMIDELYMNEHPPANAPHPHDLPAKLAVGACL, from the coding sequence ATGGCGGGCCGCGATACCGTGCTCCCCGAAGGCCTCGTCTACCGGCTGGAAGGCCTGTCCGCCCGCCATGCGGGCGGCACGCGGGCGTACGCGCTGCAGGACATCTCGCTGGCCGTGCGCGCCGGCGAACAGCTCGCCCTGATCGGCCCTTCCGGCGCCGGCAAGACCACGCTGCTGGCCACATTGTCGATCGGGCACGCGCCCGAGGGCGGCACGTTCGAGGCCTTCGGCACCGACCCATGGCGCCTGTCCGACCGCGAACGCCACAAGCTGCGCGCGCGGCAGTTCCTGGCACCGCAGACGCCGCCGCTGCCGCCCCGGCAGCGCGTCGTCACGGCGGTGCTGGCGGCGCGGCTGCCGGCATGGAGCCTGTGGCAGGCGCTGGTGTCGCTGGTGAAGCCGGCCGATCCGGAAGCGGCGTGGCGCGCCCTGTCGCGCTTCAACCTGGGCGACAAGCTGTATGCGCGCGTGGACCGGCTGTCCGGCGGCGAACGCCAGCGCTGCGGCCTGGCGCGGCTGCTGCTGTCGTCGGCGCAGGCGCTGCTGGTGGATGAACCGCTGTCCGCGCTCGATCCCGCGCTGTCGCAACTCACGCTGGCCACGCTGCAGCAGGAAGCGGCGGCGCGCAACGCGGCGCTCGTCTGCAGCCTGCACCAGGTGGAACTGGCGCTGGCGCACTTCCCCCGCATCGTCGCCCTGAAGGAAGGCCGCGTCGTGTTCGACCTGCCGCGCGACCAGGTCACGCAAGCGATGATCGATGAGCTGTACATGAACGAACATCCGCCGGCGAACGCGCCGCACCCGCACGACCTGCCGGCCAAGCTCGCCGTGGGCGCCTGCCTGTAA
- a CDS encoding efflux RND transporter permease subunit, translating to MNFPRFFVDKPIFAAVLSIIIFVAGLISIARLPVSEYPEVVPPSVVVRAQYPGANPKVIAETVAAPLEEQINGVEHMLYMDSKATSDGALALTVTFKVGTNVEQAETQVQNRVQRALPRLPEEVQQIGVTTAKSSPNLTMVAHLVSPKGRYDDVYLRNYAVLNVKDQLSRIPGMGEVILFGAGDYAMRVWIDPQKLAARGMTAADVVDAIREQNVQVAAGVVGASPTRGAQFQLTVNTTGRLKTVDDFGAIIVRTNADGAVTLLRDVARVELGSNSYALRSLLNNKSAAAIGIFEAPGANALQLSEDVRATLAALEKDFPEDVAWQIVYDPTQFVRESINAVIHTLLEAVALVVLVVIVFLQTWRASIIPLLAVPVSIVGTFAVMMLFGFSINTLSLFGLVLAIGIVVDDAIVVVENVERNIAAGGSPHDATIQAMKEVSGPIVAIALVLCAVFVPIAFVSGLTGQFYRQFALTIAISTVISALCSLTLAPALSAALLRAHDAPKDRLTRAMDKVLGPFFGWFNRFFGRASASYGRGVKAVMARKSLGIGVYLALTVAAVFVFRAVPSGFVPQQDKQYLVGFAQLPDAASLDRTDAVIRRMSAIAREVPGVLDSVAFPGLSINGFTNAPNAGIVFIGLKPFGERKSAELSGNGIAAEVNKRMGAIEDAFIMVFPPPPVNGLGTIGGFKLMIEDRGNLGYDALYQATQALQAKAWQAPRLAGVFSSYQINVPQLFADVDRTRAKQLGVPLQTVYQTLQINLGSLYVNDFNQFGRTYQVVVQADAPFRSQPEQIAQLKVRNDKGEMIPLSSLMRISDTYGPDMVNRYNAYLAADISGGPAPGVSSGQAQEAMTALAREVLPKGIVFEWTDLTYQEILSGNTMVFVFPLCVLLVFLVLAAQYESWTLPLAVILIVPMSILCALLGVKLTGGDNNVFTQIALFVLVGLASKNAILIVEFARELEDHGRTVVEAALEACRLRLRPILMTSIAFIMGVLPLVFSSGAGAEMRHAMGVAVFAGMLGVTFFGLFLTPLFYVILRTLALRISGTPHRRHHADTGLGGAGDPGGGEAPSHAP from the coding sequence ATGAACTTCCCCCGCTTCTTCGTCGACAAGCCGATCTTCGCCGCCGTGCTGTCGATCATCATCTTCGTGGCCGGCCTGATCTCGATCGCCCGGCTGCCGGTTTCCGAATACCCGGAAGTGGTGCCGCCCTCGGTCGTGGTGCGGGCCCAGTATCCGGGCGCGAACCCGAAGGTGATCGCCGAGACGGTCGCCGCGCCGCTGGAAGAACAGATCAACGGCGTCGAGCACATGCTGTACATGGACTCCAAGGCCACGTCGGATGGCGCGCTGGCGCTGACCGTCACGTTCAAGGTGGGCACCAACGTGGAGCAGGCCGAAACGCAGGTGCAGAACCGCGTGCAGCGCGCGCTGCCCAGGCTGCCCGAGGAAGTGCAGCAGATCGGCGTGACCACGGCCAAGTCGTCGCCGAACCTGACGATGGTGGCCCACCTGGTATCGCCGAAAGGCCGCTACGACGACGTCTACCTGCGCAATTACGCGGTGCTGAACGTGAAGGACCAGCTGTCGCGCATTCCCGGCATGGGCGAGGTGATCCTGTTCGGCGCCGGCGACTACGCGATGCGGGTGTGGATCGATCCGCAGAAGCTGGCCGCGCGCGGCATGACGGCGGCCGACGTGGTCGACGCGATCCGCGAGCAGAACGTGCAGGTGGCGGCCGGCGTGGTCGGCGCGTCGCCCACCAGGGGCGCGCAGTTCCAGCTCACCGTGAACACGACCGGGCGCCTGAAGACGGTCGACGACTTCGGCGCGATCATCGTGCGCACCAATGCCGACGGCGCGGTAACGCTGCTGCGCGACGTGGCGCGTGTCGAACTGGGCTCGAACTCGTATGCGCTGCGCTCGCTGCTGAACAACAAGTCGGCCGCCGCGATCGGCATCTTCGAGGCGCCCGGCGCCAATGCGCTGCAGCTGTCGGAAGACGTGCGCGCCACGCTGGCCGCCCTGGAAAAGGATTTTCCCGAGGACGTGGCATGGCAGATCGTCTACGACCCCACGCAGTTCGTGCGCGAATCGATCAATGCCGTGATCCACACGCTGCTCGAGGCGGTGGCGCTGGTGGTGCTGGTGGTAATCGTGTTCCTGCAGACATGGCGGGCATCGATCATCCCGCTGCTGGCGGTGCCGGTATCGATCGTGGGCACGTTCGCCGTGATGATGCTGTTCGGCTTCTCGATCAACACCCTGTCGCTGTTCGGCCTCGTGCTGGCGATCGGCATCGTGGTGGACGATGCCATCGTCGTCGTCGAGAACGTGGAGCGCAACATCGCCGCCGGGGGGTCGCCGCACGATGCCACGATCCAGGCGATGAAGGAGGTGTCCGGCCCGATCGTGGCGATCGCGCTGGTGCTGTGCGCCGTGTTCGTGCCGATCGCCTTCGTGTCCGGCCTGACGGGCCAGTTCTACCGCCAGTTCGCGCTGACGATCGCGATCTCCACCGTGATCTCGGCACTGTGCTCGCTGACGCTGGCACCGGCATTGTCCGCCGCGCTGCTGCGCGCGCACGACGCGCCGAAGGACAGGCTGACACGTGCGATGGACAAGGTGCTGGGTCCGTTCTTCGGCTGGTTCAACCGCTTCTTCGGCCGCGCATCGGCATCGTATGGCCGCGGCGTGAAGGCCGTGATGGCACGCAAGAGCCTGGGGATCGGCGTCTACCTCGCGTTGACGGTGGCCGCCGTGTTCGTGTTCCGCGCGGTGCCGTCCGGCTTCGTGCCGCAGCAGGACAAGCAGTACCTGGTCGGCTTCGCCCAATTGCCGGACGCCGCATCGCTGGACCGCACCGATGCCGTCATCCGCCGCATGTCGGCGATCGCCAGGGAGGTGCCGGGCGTGCTCGATTCGGTCGCGTTCCCCGGCCTCTCGATCAACGGGTTCACCAACGCGCCGAACGCCGGCATCGTGTTCATCGGGCTGAAGCCGTTCGGCGAGCGCAAATCGGCCGAGCTGTCGGGCAACGGCATCGCGGCGGAGGTCAACAAGCGCATGGGCGCGATCGAGGATGCGTTCATCATGGTGTTTCCGCCGCCGCCCGTCAACGGGCTGGGCACGATCGGCGGCTTCAAGCTGATGATCGAGGACCGCGGCAACCTGGGCTACGACGCGCTGTACCAGGCCACGCAGGCCCTGCAGGCGAAGGCGTGGCAGGCGCCGCGGCTGGCCGGCGTGTTCTCCAGCTACCAGATCAACGTGCCGCAACTGTTCGCCGACGTGGACCGTACCCGCGCCAAGCAGCTCGGCGTGCCGCTTCAGACCGTGTACCAGACCCTGCAGATCAACCTGGGTTCGCTGTACGTCAACGACTTCAACCAGTTCGGCCGCACCTACCAGGTGGTGGTGCAGGCCGACGCGCCGTTCCGCTCGCAGCCCGAACAGATCGCGCAGCTGAAGGTGCGCAACGACAAGGGCGAGATGATCCCGCTGTCGTCGCTGATGCGCATCTCCGACACGTATGGCCCGGACATGGTGAACCGCTACAACGCCTACCTGGCGGCGGACATCAGCGGCGGCCCCGCCCCCGGCGTGTCGTCGGGCCAGGCGCAGGAAGCGATGACGGCGCTGGCGCGCGAAGTACTGCCGAAAGGGATCGTGTTCGAATGGACGGACCTGACGTACCAGGAGATCCTGTCCGGGAACACGATGGTGTTCGTGTTCCCGCTGTGCGTGCTGCTGGTGTTCCTGGTGCTGGCCGCGCAATACGAAAGCTGGACGCTGCCGCTGGCCGTGATCCTGATCGTGCCGATGTCGATCCTGTGCGCCCTGCTCGGCGTGAAGCTCACCGGCGGCGACAACAACGTGTTCACGCAGATCGCCCTGTTCGTGCTGGTGGGCCTGGCCTCCAAGAACGCGATCCTGATCGTGGAATTCGCCCGCGAGCTGGAAGACCATGGCCGTACCGTCGTGGAGGCGGCACTGGAAGCGTGCCGGCTGCGGCTGAGGCCGATCCTGATGACATCGATCGCCTTCATCATGGGCGTGCTGCCGCTGGTGTTTTCCAGCGGTGCCGGCGCCGAGATGCGGCATGCGATGGGCGTGGCCGTGTTCGCCGGCATGCTGGGCGTGACGTTCTTCGGGCTGTTCCTCACGCCGCTGTTCTACGTGATCCTGCGCACGCTCGCGCTGCGCATTTCCGGCACGCCGCACAGGCGGCACCATGCGGATACGGGACTGGGCGGGGCTGGGGATCCGGGCGGTGGCGAGGCGCCGTCGCATGCGCCGTGA
- a CDS encoding YciI family protein, whose product MTKFLVSFPASAMDVPDEEMTAVAEASHAVIREAKAAGIYVFGGGINSGIAPLMVAADGKCTNETYRETRELDGGFCVLELPSRASAVVWAAKIARACRCAQELREFHFDVES is encoded by the coding sequence ATGACGAAATTTCTTGTCTCGTTTCCAGCGAGCGCCATGGATGTTCCCGACGAGGAAATGACGGCAGTCGCCGAGGCGTCGCATGCGGTGATCAGGGAAGCCAAAGCGGCCGGGATCTATGTTTTCGGCGGCGGGATCAACAGCGGCATCGCTCCACTGATGGTGGCCGCCGACGGGAAGTGCACCAACGAGACCTACCGGGAGACCAGGGAGCTCGACGGAGGGTTTTGTGTGCTTGAGCTGCCATCCAGGGCAAGCGCTGTCGTCTGGGCGGCTAAAATCGCCAGGGCCTGCCGCTGCGCGCAGGAGCTTCGCGAGTTCCACTTCGACGTCGAAAGCTGA
- a CDS encoding GNAT family N-acetyltransferase, translating into MQLTTNATGNRAPRPRLLTSIATTPEELREAQRLRYNVFIEGMGLTALARPDRLDCDEFDEHCDHLLVRDATTLQVVGTYRVLAPAGARRLGRFYSEGEFDMGRLNPLRGRIIEAGRACIHPDYRGGTVIMLLWAALAEYMERQGCDFLAGCASISLADGGHNAVAVFRQLRETRMGPAEYRVTPHLPFPHTKIEAAASASVPPLLKGYMRSGAWICGEPAWDPDFDSADLFLLMPLANLDARYARHYGVEEMAIAA; encoded by the coding sequence ATGCAGCTGACAACCAACGCCACCGGCAACCGGGCCCCGCGCCCGCGCCTTCTGACAAGCATCGCCACCACGCCGGAAGAACTGCGCGAGGCACAGCGCCTGCGCTACAACGTCTTCATCGAAGGCATGGGCTTGACGGCGCTCGCACGGCCGGACCGCCTCGATTGCGACGAATTCGACGAACACTGCGACCACCTGCTGGTACGCGACGCCACCACGCTGCAGGTGGTGGGCACGTACCGCGTGCTGGCGCCGGCCGGCGCGCGCCGGCTGGGCCGTTTTTACTCCGAAGGCGAGTTCGACATGGGCCGCCTGAACCCGCTGCGGGGCCGCATCATCGAAGCCGGCCGCGCCTGCATCCATCCCGATTACCGCGGCGGCACCGTCATCATGCTGCTGTGGGCGGCGCTGGCCGAATACATGGAGCGGCAGGGCTGCGATTTCCTGGCCGGCTGCGCCAGCATCAGCCTGGCGGACGGCGGGCACAATGCCGTCGCCGTGTTCCGGCAACTGCGCGAAACGCGGATGGGGCCGGCCGAATACCGCGTCACGCCGCACCTGCCGTTCCCGCACACGAAGATCGAAGCCGCGGCCTCGGCCAGCGTTCCGCCGCTGCTGAAGGGCTACATGCGCTCGGGCGCGTGGATCTGCGGCGAACCGGCCTGGGATCCCGATTTCGACAGCGCCGACCTGTTCCTGCTGATGCCGCTGGCAAACCTGGATGCGCGGTATGCGCGCCACTACGGGGTGGAGGAGATGGCGATCGCGGCCTGA
- a CDS encoding PhnE/PtxC family ABC transporter permease, whose translation MQSIPAAPFSARHPDPAWRSRVTYTAVALLVLWPMLVASEFKPALLFDGQSLSATARFLADFLPPAHSPEFLQLLLRETWQTVAIATSGLTLALLGAIPATLIVTERLSISRLGTGRMAWGSRIVRQTVRWLLVLLRSVPELVWALLFVRIIGLGPTAGVLAIALTYCGMLGKVYAEILESSERHASDTLLANGGSRLKALLYGALPESASELVSYTVYRWECAIRGSVVMGFVGAGGLGQRMDESMKMLAGGEVSAMLLVFVLLVAAADMVSKQLRRRLG comes from the coding sequence ATGCAAAGCATTCCCGCCGCACCGTTTTCCGCGCGTCATCCCGATCCCGCCTGGCGCAGCCGTGTCACGTACACCGCCGTTGCGCTGCTGGTCCTGTGGCCGATGCTCGTTGCCAGCGAATTCAAGCCGGCGCTGCTGTTCGACGGCCAGAGCCTGTCGGCCACGGCGCGCTTCCTGGCCGATTTCCTGCCGCCGGCGCATTCGCCGGAATTCCTGCAGTTGCTGCTGCGCGAGACGTGGCAGACGGTGGCGATCGCCACGTCCGGCCTCACGCTGGCGCTGCTGGGCGCCATTCCCGCCACGCTGATCGTCACCGAGCGGCTGTCGATCTCGCGCCTGGGCACCGGCCGCATGGCATGGGGTTCGCGCATCGTGCGCCAGACCGTGCGCTGGCTGCTGGTGTTGCTGCGCAGCGTGCCGGAACTGGTGTGGGCGCTGCTGTTCGTGCGCATCATCGGGCTCGGCCCCACCGCCGGCGTGCTGGCCATCGCCCTCACCTACTGCGGCATGCTGGGCAAGGTCTACGCGGAAATCCTCGAATCGTCCGAACGCCATGCCAGCGACACGCTGCTGGCCAACGGCGGTTCGCGCCTGAAGGCGTTGCTGTACGGGGCATTGCCCGAATCGGCTTCCGAACTGGTGTCCTACACCGTGTACCGCTGGGAATGCGCGATCCGCGGCTCGGTCGTGATGGGCTTCGTCGGCGCCGGCGGCCTGGGCCAGCGGATGGACGAGTCGATGAAGATGCTGGCCGGCGGCGAGGTATCGGCCATGCTGCTGGTGTTCGTGCTGCTGGTCGCGGCCGCCGACATGGTGTCGAAACAGTTGAGGAGACGCCTCGGATGA
- a CDS encoding putative selenate ABC transporter substrate-binding protein gives MKPTFKRALGAFALGTLLSLSAHAQQVLRVSAIPDEAPTELQRKFKPLGEYLSKKTGLKVEFTPVTDYAASVEGLVNNKLDMVWFGGFTFVQAKERSKGQVVPLVQRVEDEKFRSVFITTSPAITKLGDLKGKTLSFGSESSTSGHLMPRSFLLAARIDPDSDLKRVAFSGAHDATVAAVAGGKVDAGALNISVWEKLVGEKKVDTSKVRVFYTTPTYYDYNWTVRADMPADLKKKITDAFLALDDSTPEGKEILALQRATKFIPTKAENYVAIEAAAKNAGLLKK, from the coding sequence ATGAAACCAACCTTCAAGCGCGCCCTCGGCGCATTCGCCCTCGGCACCCTGCTCTCCCTGTCCGCCCACGCCCAGCAGGTGCTGCGCGTATCGGCCATTCCGGACGAAGCGCCGACCGAACTGCAGCGCAAGTTCAAGCCGCTGGGCGAATACCTGTCGAAGAAAACCGGCCTGAAGGTCGAGTTCACGCCGGTGACCGATTACGCCGCATCCGTCGAAGGCCTGGTTAACAACAAGCTCGACATGGTCTGGTTCGGCGGCTTCACCTTCGTGCAGGCCAAGGAACGCAGCAAGGGCCAGGTGGTGCCGCTGGTGCAGCGCGTGGAAGATGAGAAGTTCCGCTCGGTGTTCATCACCACCTCCCCCGCCATCACCAAGCTGGGCGACCTGAAGGGCAAGACGCTGTCGTTCGGCTCCGAATCGTCGACCTCGGGCCACCTGATGCCGCGCTCGTTCCTGCTGGCCGCCAGGATCGATCCGGACAGCGACCTGAAGCGCGTCGCCTTCTCCGGTGCGCATGACGCCACCGTGGCGGCCGTTGCCGGCGGCAAGGTCGATGCCGGCGCGCTGAACATCTCGGTCTGGGAAAAACTGGTCGGCGAGAAAAAGGTCGATACGTCGAAGGTGCGCGTGTTCTACACCACGCCAACCTACTACGACTACAACTGGACGGTGCGCGCCGACATGCCGGCCGACCTGAAGAAGAAGATCACGGATGCCTTCCTGGCGCTGGACGACAGCACCCCGGAAGGCAAGGAGATCCTGGCACTGCAGCGCGCCACGAAATTCATCCCGACGAAGGCGGAAAACTACGTGGCCATCGAAGCCGCGGCGAAGAACGCCGGCCTGCTGAAGAAGTAA
- the phnE gene encoding phosphonate ABC transporter, permease protein PhnE, whose protein sequence is MNTQNMPAAPRRRWSGTVMALLLAALVVASFASLPLHFAAFFTADAVASVAEFLGGFAPPETGAGFLRKTAVATAETLAMSAVGTLLAVAAGLLLAIPAAGRFGRAPRGIVRAVLNVLRSIPELVWASVLLIAAGLGPFPGALALGAHTAGVLGRLFADALENATPLPEQSLRTNGAAPMAAFFYATLPQTLPQMLSYTLYRWENNIRAAAILGVVGAGGLGQMLKYHLSLFQMQKAATVILAMLLLVALVDAASFWLRRSLTK, encoded by the coding sequence ATGAACACGCAGAACATGCCTGCCGCGCCGCGGCGCCGCTGGTCGGGCACCGTCATGGCGCTGCTGCTGGCCGCGCTGGTCGTGGCCAGCTTCGCCAGCCTGCCGTTGCACTTCGCCGCCTTCTTCACGGCGGACGCGGTGGCGAGCGTGGCCGAATTCCTCGGCGGCTTCGCGCCGCCCGAGACGGGCGCCGGGTTCCTGCGGAAGACGGCGGTCGCCACCGCCGAGACGCTGGCCATGTCGGCGGTGGGCACGCTGCTGGCCGTGGCCGCCGGCCTGCTGCTGGCGATTCCGGCCGCCGGGCGCTTCGGGCGGGCGCCGCGCGGCATCGTGCGCGCCGTGCTGAACGTGCTGCGTTCGATTCCCGAGCTGGTGTGGGCCTCGGTGCTGCTGATCGCGGCCGGCCTGGGCCCGTTCCCGGGGGCGCTGGCGCTTGGCGCGCATACCGCCGGCGTGCTGGGCCGGCTGTTCGCCGATGCGCTGGAAAACGCCACGCCGCTGCCCGAGCAAAGCCTGCGCACCAACGGCGCCGCGCCGATGGCGGCGTTTTTCTATGCCACGTTGCCCCAGACGCTGCCGCAAATGCTGTCCTACACGCTGTACCGCTGGGAAAACAATATCCGCGCCGCGGCGATCCTCGGCGTGGTCGGCGCGGGCGGCCTGGGGCAGATGCTGAAATACCACCTGTCGCTGTTCCAGATGCAGAAGGCCGCCACCGTGATCCTGGCAATGCTGCTGCTGGTTGCGCTGGTGGATGCCGCCAGTTTCTGGCTGCGGCGCAGCCTGACGAAGTAA